The Lysobacter gummosus sequence CCGCCCCGGCCGCGCGCGCGGCTTCGACAAGATTGCGCGTGCCTTCGCCGCGGACGCGGATGGTCTGCGCGAGCGGATCGGCCTGGGTCTCGCCGAAGGCCGTCAGCTGGTGGATCACGATCCGCGGCTTGACCTGCGTCACCACGTCGATGAGCTTCGCCGCATCGAACACATCCGCGATCACCGCATCGGCGCCCATCGCCCGCAACGCCGATGCGTTATCCGGCGAACGCGTCATGGCGGTGACGCGGTGCCCTTGCGCCACGAGCATCGGCACCAGGCAGCGTCCGATCGCGCCGGAACCGCCAGCGATAAATACCTCCATCGAAGCCATCTCCCGTTTGACCGCGCAAAGCGAAGCCGGCACCGGCGCATGTTCGACCTGTGCGTAATCGGCCGTCAACCGGCGCAGGCCACGGATCGGGCCGCGCGGCTGCGTAGAATGGCGGCCCCGCGGCGCACGCCCGCGTCGCCGAGTCGGTACGGATGCTTTCCATCGCGCTTACACGCCGCACCTTGTGGCTGCTGTTGTCGTTTGTCTCCGCCAATGCGCTCGCGTCCGACGCGGCGCCGGACACCGAGCAGGCGAACGCGGCTTACCGCCGCGCCCTGGATGCGCAAACGCGCGAGCAGGCCGGCACGACCTCGCCGCTGATGCGCAGCATGCTCGACTCGATGAAGATCGCCGCCGTGCAAGGCTGCCAGCGGGTCGATGCGGAGCAGACCGCCTGCATCGTCAAACTCGACGCGCCGATGCGCGAGGGCTATCAGGCCTATCGCTTCCGCGCCGACGGCAAGGATTGGCGCATCGTGCAGGACGCCGACACCCCGGCGCCGCAGCCGACATTGGCGCGGGCGCAGGAGCTGATACGCGAGCATTTGAACGCACTGGCCGCGCAGAACCCCGACCGCAAAAAGGCGGAGGAATTTCGCCGATTCGCCGCTGGCCTGAGCATGACTGCGCTGAATTCGTGTCAGCTCGACCGCGACAGCGGCGCGGTGGAATGCGACGGGCAGTGGGACAGCAGCGAGGGCAAGGGCGGAAAGCCCTTGCGCTTCGGCCTGAACGCAGCGGACTGGTCGCTGCTGGCGGATTGACGGCGCTGGCCCCGCAAAGCCGCGATGCCGGCGCGAATCAGAACCGTTCGCCGACCGGCAGGTAGCGCCACTGCCCGACCGGCATCTTGCTCAGCGAAATCCGGCCGATGCGCAGACGCTTGCTCGACACCACCTGCAGGCCGACCTGGGCGCACATATGCCGCAATTGCCCGCCCTGTGGGTTCTTGATCGCGAAACGCAGGCGGGTTTCGTTCTGCCAGCTGACCTTGCACGGCGCCAGCGGGCGGCCGCGGTACTCCAGGCCGTGGGCCAACCGCTTGAGGCCGTACGGCCCCAGTTCGCCGCTGACCTCGACCACGAATTCCTGCTCGATCTGCGCGTAATCCTCGGTCAGGCGGCGCCAGATGCGGCCGTCCTGGCTCAGCACGACCAGGCCGGAGGCCTCCGCGTCGATCGGCATCAATGGGGTCAAACGGTGGAAATGGCGCTTGAGCAGGCGCACTCCGGAGACATCGCCCTCGGCACGGGTAGCCGGCACGACCAGGCCGGGAATGTCCATGAAATCCACGCCGGCCGGCTTGTGCAGCAGCACGGTGGCCGGTTCGGCCGGCTCCAGCCGCGCCTGCGGGTCCAGTTCGACCTGCTCGGTGGAGACTGGCGCCTGCGGCTCTTCCACCACCTCGCCGTCCACCCGGACCCAGCCGCCCTCGATGTATTGCTGGGCTTGCGCGCGCGAACAGCCCGCCAGTTCTGCGACGCGTTTATCTAGACGGAGAGGCTCGGACATGGAAAAAGTCGGCGGGAAAGGCGCTAAGTGTAAAGATATGCGGGTGCCCGGCGGTAAATCCCCCGCCGCCGGACCGATTTCATTCATTAGGACTAGATGAAGACTCCCACAGGCTTGCAGGCGCTGATCGACGACGGCGTCATCGATGAAGTGATGCGCCCGCTCAAGAGCGGCAAAGAGGCGGCGGTGTACGTGGTGCGCTGCGGCGAGGAGGTGCGCTGCGCCAAGGTCTACAAGGACATGGCCCAGCGCAGCTTCCAGCAGCGTGTGCAGTACCAGGAAGGGCGCAAGGTGCGCGGCAGCCGCGAGGCGCGCGCGATCGGCAAGGCCACCAAGTACGGGCGCAAGCAGCAGGAAACCGCCTGGAAGAACACCGAGGTGGATGCGCTGTACCAGTTGCGCGAGGCCGGCGTGCGCGTGCCCGAGCCCTACGGCTATTTCCACGGCGTGCTGGTGATGGAGCTGGTGACCGACGCCGACGGCCATTCCGCGCCGCGCCTGGGCGAGGTCGAACTGGCGCCGGATCAGGCGCGCGGCTTTCACCGCTTCCTGGTGCGGCAGGTGGTGAAGATGCTGTGCGTCGGACTGATCCACGGCGATCTGTCCGAATACAACGTGCTGGTCGCGCCCGACGGCCCGGTCATCATCGACTTCCCGCAGGTCGTCAGCGCCGCCGGCAATAACGCCGCGCGCACGATGCTGTTGCGCGACGTCAACAACCTCACCGCCAGCCTGGGCGCCTGGGCGCCGGAACTGCTCGACACCTGGTACGCGGAGGAAATGTGGGCCTTGTTCGAGGCCGGCGATCTGCATCCGGACAGCGAACTCACCGGGACCTTCGTCCACGATGAGTCGGTGGTCGATCTCGACAGCGTGCGCCACGCGATCAACGACGCGCGCGAAGAAGCCTTGATCCGCCAGCAGGGGCGCGAAGCCGCGGCGGCCGAGGACTGACGCGAGCCCGCATGGCGATGGCCATGCGGGCTCGTTCCGCGGCGGCTTGCCCGGCTTGCATGCCGCCGCTTTCAACGCATCAGCGGTCCTTGAGGAAATCGCGGATCAGGCCGGCGATCTGCGGCGCGTGCGTTTCCAGCGCGAAATGGCCGGTGTCGAACAGATGCACCTGCGCATCGGGATTGTCGCGACGGTACGGCTCCGCGCCAGCGACCAGGAAGATCTGGTCGTTCTTGCCCCAGATCACCAGGGTCGGCGGGCGGTGCTTGCGAAAGTAGGCATGCCACTGCGGATACTTGCTCAGGTTGTGCTGGTAATCGAAGAACAGCGCCAGCTGGATGTCCTTGTTGCCGGGGCGCTCCAGATAGGCCTGATCCAGCGCATACGCATCCGGGCTGACCAGACTCTCATCGCGCACGCCGTCCAGGTACTGCCAGCGCGTGGCCTCCGCCGACAAGCCGGCCTTCAGCAGCAGCTCGCGATTGGCGACGTTGTTGTCCTTCCAATAGGCCTTGATCGGGTCCCAGAACTTGCCGATGCCTTCCTCGTAGGCGTTGCCGTTCTGAATGACCAGCGCGGTCACGCGCTCGGGATGCGCGCTGGCCAGACGGAAGCCCACCGGCGCGCCGTAGTCCATCAGGTACAGCGCATAGCGCTTGAGCCCCAGTTGCCGGGTGAAGCCGTCCATCAAGGTGGCGTAGTGGTCGAAGCTGTATTCGAACTTATCCATCGGCGGCGCCGCGCTCTGGCCGAAGCCGGGATAGTCCGGCGCGATGACGCGATAGCGGTCGGCCAGACGCGGCATCAGGTCGCGATACATGTGGCTCGAACTCGGGAATCCGTGCAGGAGCAGCAGCACCGGCGCATCGCGCGGGCCGGCTTCGCGATAGGCGATCTCCACGCCATCGACTACGGCTTTCCGATAGTGGACGACGCTGGCCTGATCCTGCTGCGCGACGGGCGCGGGGGTTTCGGCTTGCTGCGCCGAGGCGAGGCCGGGCAGCGCCAGAGCGATAGCGATCACGAGTACGGACGCGGCGGCACGGCGCAGGCGCGAGGCGGGACGCAGCACAGGGGACGGGGTGGACATGGCGGGACTCCTTGAGTGAGTTATGAACCGAACGATCGGTACAATAGACTCAGGTATGATTCCCGTCAACCATGGCATCGCAGCCAAATTCGACACTTCATTGTTCCGCCGGCGACCCCGCCGGCCGCCTCCACTAAACCGAACGGTACAGACAGGCCCTCCTATGCCCGCCCCTCAGTTCACGCGCGAAACCGTCGTCGACCGCCTGCTCGGCGCCTTCCGCCGCTACGGTTACGACGCCGCCTCCCTGGGCCAGTTGTCCAGCGCCACCGGCCTGGGCCGCTCCAGCCTTTACCACTACTTCCCCGGCGGGAAGGAAGACATGGCGCGCGCCGTCTTCGATCACGTCGATGATTGGGCGCGCGATGCGATCTTCGCGCCGATACACGCCTCCGGCCCGCCCGAGCAGCGGCTGCGGCAAGTGATCGGCGTGCTCGACGAGTTCTACGACGGCGGCGCGAAAGCCTGCTTCTACGGCAATCTGGTCGTGGGCGACGCTGGCGTACTGTTCAAGGACCGGCTCAGCGCATCGCTGCGCAAGCTGATCGAAGGATTCGCGCGGCTGGCGAAGGAAAAAGGCGTATCCGAGCGCGAAGCGCAGCAACGCGGCGAAGACGCGGTGGTGCGCATCCAGGGCGCGCTGATCGTCGCCCGCGGCCTGGGCGATCCGGCGCCGTTCCGGCGCGTGCTCAAGCGGCTGCCGAACGATCTGCTGGGCTGAGGTTTGCCGCGGCGAACGGCGCAGTCAACGCCGCATCGGCGCCGACAACGCCAGCAGGCGGCCGGCGGCCTCCAGCACCATGCCGCGCGCCTCGCCGGCGCGCATGACCAGGTAATGCGAGAACGGATTGGCGATGGCCGCCTTCGATACGCGCACCAGCGCCGCGGATTCCATCGCCTCCTGCGCCAGCGGCGTGCGCAGCAGCGCGATTCCGAGCCCCGCCTTCGCCGCCGCGAGCACCAGGTCGTAATCCTCGAAACGCCGATCCGCGGCCTTGCTGCGAAAACCGGCACCCTGGCTTTTCAACCACGCCTTCCACTGGCTGGTATCGGAATCGTGCAACAGCGGCGCATCGGCCAGACGGCTCGCCGTCGCGTGGCCGCCCCATTCGCCGGCCAGTTCCGGCGAGGCCACCGGAATCAGTTGCTCCTTGAACAGCAGCTGTGAGGAAACATCACGCCATTGGCCTTTGCCGTAACGCACCGCCAGATCCACTTCGCCGCCGGCCAGATCGGCCAGGCGATGTTCGATGATCAACTCGACCCGCCGCCGCGCGGGAAAATCCTGCAGCGCGCGCATCCGCGGCAACAACCACAGGCGCGCGAACGACGGCACCACGCTGAGCCGGATCACCGGCACCTCGCGACGCGGACGCCAGCGGTCGGCGGACTCGCTGATCGAGCTCAGCGCCTGCTCTACCTGGGCGATGAAGCGCTGCCCGGCCGGGGTCACGCGGACGCCGCGGCCGTGGCGCTCGAACACCGCCGTGCCCAGCCAGTGCTCGACCGCGTGCACGCGCCGGCTCACCGCGCCGTGGGTCAGCCCCAGGCGCTCGGCGGCGGCGGTGAACGAGCCGGTGGCGGCCGCGGCGATGACGGCGTTGAGGCCTTCCAGCGGCGGCAGCGGCTTCGAGCTGTGCATATGACGCACAGCTCATCACCGATCGTCGCGCTATGTCAACCGCGTCGGCGTCGCTTCAATAGGCTCCTGCCCATTGAAGCCGCAGGCCATGCGCTCAACACCGCCGTTGCATCGAAGCACACCCACGCGGGTCGGTTCGACCTTGCTGACTTCGCTGGGCCTGGCCTGCGGCGCGCATGCGCAGGAAGACCCCACGC is a genomic window containing:
- a CDS encoding TetR/AcrR family transcriptional regulator; translation: MPAPQFTRETVVDRLLGAFRRYGYDAASLGQLSSATGLGRSSLYHYFPGGKEDMARAVFDHVDDWARDAIFAPIHASGPPEQRLRQVIGVLDEFYDGGAKACFYGNLVVGDAGVLFKDRLSASLRKLIEGFARLAKEKGVSEREAQQRGEDAVVRIQGALIVARGLGDPAPFRRVLKRLPNDLLG
- a CDS encoding rRNA pseudouridine synthase; translation: MSEPLRLDKRVAELAGCSRAQAQQYIEGGWVRVDGEVVEEPQAPVSTEQVELDPQARLEPAEPATVLLHKPAGVDFMDIPGLVVPATRAEGDVSGVRLLKRHFHRLTPLMPIDAEASGLVVLSQDGRIWRRLTEDYAQIEQEFVVEVSGELGPYGLKRLAHGLEYRGRPLAPCKVSWQNETRLRFAIKNPQGGQLRHMCAQVGLQVVSSKRLRIGRISLSKMPVGQWRYLPVGERF
- a CDS encoding alpha/beta fold hydrolase, encoding MSTPSPVLRPASRLRRAAASVLVIAIALALPGLASAQQAETPAPVAQQDQASVVHYRKAVVDGVEIAYREAGPRDAPVLLLLHGFPSSSHMYRDLMPRLADRYRVIAPDYPGFGQSAAPPMDKFEYSFDHYATLMDGFTRQLGLKRYALYLMDYGAPVGFRLASAHPERVTALVIQNGNAYEEGIGKFWDPIKAYWKDNNVANRELLLKAGLSAEATRWQYLDGVRDESLVSPDAYALDQAYLERPGNKDIQLALFFDYQHNLSKYPQWHAYFRKHRPPTLVIWGKNDQIFLVAGAEPYRRDNPDAQVHLFDTGHFALETHAPQIAGLIRDFLKDR
- a CDS encoding PA4780 family RIO1-like protein kinase — its product is MKTPTGLQALIDDGVIDEVMRPLKSGKEAAVYVVRCGEEVRCAKVYKDMAQRSFQQRVQYQEGRKVRGSREARAIGKATKYGRKQQETAWKNTEVDALYQLREAGVRVPEPYGYFHGVLVMELVTDADGHSAPRLGEVELAPDQARGFHRFLVRQVVKMLCVGLIHGDLSEYNVLVAPDGPVIIDFPQVVSAAGNNAARTMLLRDVNNLTASLGAWAPELLDTWYAEEMWALFEAGDLHPDSELTGTFVHDESVVDLDSVRHAINDAREEALIRQQGREAAAAED
- a CDS encoding LysR substrate-binding domain-containing protein, which translates into the protein MHSSKPLPPLEGLNAVIAAAATGSFTAAAERLGLTHGAVSRRVHAVEHWLGTAVFERHGRGVRVTPAGQRFIAQVEQALSSISESADRWRPRREVPVIRLSVVPSFARLWLLPRMRALQDFPARRRVELIIEHRLADLAGGEVDLAVRYGKGQWRDVSSQLLFKEQLIPVASPELAGEWGGHATASRLADAPLLHDSDTSQWKAWLKSQGAGFRSKAADRRFEDYDLVLAAAKAGLGIALLRTPLAQEAMESAALVRVSKAAIANPFSHYLVMRAGEARGMVLEAAGRLLALSAPMRR